The Nicotiana tabacum cultivar K326 chromosome 14, ASM71507v2, whole genome shotgun sequence genome contains a region encoding:
- the LOC142169024 gene encoding uncharacterized protein LOC142169024 yields MAVDMNIKEPLVIGDSDLLINQVQGEWSTKNFKILSYLQCVKELCKKFTKIEFRHSLIIIENAANLDIDLMREICEKFRIVHHNSTAYRLQMNGAVEAANKNIKRILRMIVDSNRQWHEKLPFTLLGYRTTMRTSIGATLCMLVYGTEAVIPAEVEIPSLRVIQEAKLENAEWIRIK; encoded by the exons ATGGCGGTCGACATGAACATCAAAGAACCTTTGGTCATAGGAGATTCTGATTTGTTGATAAACCAAGTCCAAGGAGAATGGTCTACCAAGAATTTTAAGATATTGTCTTACTTGCAATGCGTGAAGGAGCTTtgcaagaagttcacaaagatTGAGTTCAGGCAC AGTCTTATCATCATTGAAAATGCTGCTAATCTCGACATCGACCTCATGAGAGAAATCTGCGAGAAGTTTAGAATCGTCCACCacaattccacagcctatagactGCAAATGAATGGGGCAGTCGAGGCagctaacaagaatatcaagaggattCTACGAATGATAGTGGACAGTaacagacaatggcatgagaagctaccttTCACTTTATTAGGCTATCGAACCACCATGAGAACATCTATTGGGGCAACGCTATGCatgttggtatacggcactgaagcGGTGATACCTGCAGAGGTTGAGATACCGTCCTTAAGAGTTATTCAAGAAGCAAAATTGGAAAATGCAGAGTGGATACGGATCAAGTAG